One window of the Salvia splendens isolate huo1 chromosome 1, SspV2, whole genome shotgun sequence genome contains the following:
- the LOC121807844 gene encoding kinesin-like protein KIN-13A, translated as MRHGAGQMQQSSAAAPTTLYDNAGPGVSSVDAGDAVMARWLQSAGLQHLASPMSSNAVDNPLLPSLMQGYGPQSAEEKQRLFKLMRNLNFNGENVSEPHIPTPTAQSSGAFTPTEGYYSPEFRGDFGAGLLDLHSMDDTELLSDHVISDPFESSPFMPAVTKAFDTDIVGVANRQQRGQMNAEAPIGSLNEKELGTRENNVAKIKVVVRKRPLNKKELARKEDDVVAVYDDAYLTVHEPKLKVDLTAYVEKHEFCFDAVLDEQVSNDEVYRKTVEPIIPIIFQRTKATCFAYGQTGSGKTFTMQPLPLRAAEDLVRLLHQPVYRNQRFKLWLSYFEIYGGKLYDLLSDRKKLCMREDGRQQVCIVGLQEFEVSDVAIVKEYIERGNSSRSTGSTGANEESSRSHAILQLVVKKHPEVKESRRNNYNNDGNESRVRKVVGKISFIDLAGSERGADTTDNDRQTRIEGAEINKSLLALKECIRALDNDQIHIPFRGSKLTEVLRDSFMGNSRTVMISCISPNAGSCEHTLNTLRYADRVKSLSKSGNPRKDQSSSLPSSVKETSSATTSSAAAAAAAAEAEDYYEQLQESKVMDASRRVSEKETSSFNNSTEEDKPPSSFSSNFNLNGRDESGMTAVGMEKERFDVKNSLRGTTSQKTFSAGYPQSSTNAEEKVQKVSPPRLKAYREDRLEKQGLGMRRDYDNVDVMSPTSYKQQNINTSNASTPVAKQSEPEPRDGSINEILEEEAALIAAHRKEIEDTMEIVREEMKLLAEVDQPGSHIDNYVTQLSFVLSRKAASLVSLQARLARFQHRLREQEILSRKRVPR; from the exons ATGCGCCACGGTGCTGGCCAGATGCAGCAGAGCAGCGCGGCTGCGCCCACCACTCTCTATGACAATGCAGGACCAGGGGTGTCCAGCGTAGATGCGGGGGATGCTGTGATGGCGCGCTGGCTGCAATCTGCTGGATTGCAGCATCTGGCCTCTCCAATGTCGTCCAATGCAGTCGATAACCCCCTGCTCCCTAGCCTCATGCAG GGCTATGGACCGCAATCTGCAGAAGAGAAACAGAGGCTCTTCAAATTAATGAGGAATCTCAATTTCAATGGTGAAAATGTGTCAGAGCCTCATATCCCGACCCCAACTGCCCAGAGTTCAGGTGCATTTACTCCAACAGAGGGTTATTACTCTCCTGAGTTCAGGGGGGATTTTGGAGCTGGACTTTTGGACTTACATTCTATGGATGACACTGAGCTCTTATCTGAT CATGTTATCTCAGATCCATTTGAGTCATCTCCTTTCATGCCTGCTGTGACCAAAGCCTTTGATACTGATATTGTTGGGGTAGCCAACAGGCAGCAAAGGGGACAGATGAATGCAGAAGCTCCTATCGGGTCTCTTAATGAAAAAGAATTGGGCACAAGAGAAAATAATGTGGCTAAGATTAAAGTTGTG GTTCGTAAGAGGCCATTAAACAAGAAGGAACTTGCACGCAAAGAGGACGATGTTGTGGCTGTGTATGATGATGCCTATTTAACAGTCCATGAACCCAAGTTAAAG GTTGACCTGACTGCATATGTAGAGAAGCACGAGTTTTGTTTTGATGCTGTCCTGGATGAGCAAGTGTCAAATGATGAG GTATACCGCAAGACTGTCGAGCCAATAATTCCTATCATTTTTCAACGTACCAAAGCAACATGTTTTGCATATGGTCAAACAG GAAGTGGCAAGACATTCACTATGCAGCCATTACCTCTTCGAGCTGCAGAAGATCTTGTGAGATTGCTGCACCAGCCAGTTTATCGCAATCAAAGATTCAAGCTGTGGCTGAGCTATTTTGAAATATATGGAGGAAAACTTTATGATCTTCTGAGCGATAGGAA GAAACTATGCATGAGAGAAGATGGCAGACAACAAGTCTGCATTGTAGGACTGCAGGAGTTTGAAGTCTCTGATGTGGCTATTGTAAAAGAATATATTGAGAGGGGAAATTCCTCTAGAAGCACGGGTTCTACTGGTGCTAATGAGGAGTCTTCGAGATCCCATGCTATTTTGCAACTGGTTGTGAAGAAGCACCCAGAGGTGAAAGAATCTAGGAGGAATAATTACAATAATGATGGAAATGAATCCAGGGTTAGGAAGGTTGTAGGAAAAATTTCTTTTATTGATCTTGCTGGTAGCGAGAGGGGTGCTGACACTACAGATAACGATCGACAAACACG GATTGAAGGTGCAGAAATCAACAAAAGTTTACTGGCACTCAAGGAATGCATTCGTGCTCTTGACAATGACCAGATTCACATCCCATTTCGAGGAAGCAAGCTTACCGAGGTTCTTCGTGACTCCTTTATGGGCAACTCAAGGACTGTTATGATCTCTTGCATTTCTCCAAATGCTGGTTCATGCGAGCATACTCTCAACACTTTGAGATATGCTGATAG GGTTAAAAGTCTTTCAAAAAGTGGGAACCCGAGGAAGGATCAGTCTAGTTCATTGCCGTCAAGTGTCAAGGAAACTTCATCAGCTACAACTTcatctgctgctgctgctgctgctgctgctgaggcAGAGGATTATTATGAGCAACTTCAAGAATCTAAAGTGATGGATGCGAGTAGAAGAGTTTCTGAGAAGGAAACTTCATCCTTCAATAATTCTACTGAGGAAGATAAACCGCCTTCTAGTTTCTCTTCCAATTTTAACTTAAATGGCCGTGATGAGAGCGGGATGACTGCTGTTGGTATGGAAAAGGAACGGTTTGATGTTAAAAATTCTTTGAGGGGCACTACCAGTCAGAAGACATTTTCTGCTGGATACCCTCAGAGTTCGACTAATGCAGAAGAGAAGGTGCAGAAAGTATCTCCACCTCGGCTAAAAGCTTACAGGGAGGATAGGCTCGAAAAGCAGGGGCTTGGAATGAGAAGGGACTATGACAATGTGGATGTAATGTCGCCCACCAGTTACAAGCAACAAAATATTAACACCTCTAATGCAAGTACCCCTGTTGCTAAGCAGAGTGAACCCGAGCCTCGTGATGGAAGTATCAATGAGATACTAGAG GAAGAAGCTGCCCTCATTGCAGCCCACCGTAAAGAGATTGAAGATACTATGGAGATAGTTCGCGAA GAAATGAAACTATTAGCCGAAGTGGATCAGCCAGGCTCCCATATCGACAACTACGTGACACAGTTGAGTTTTGTGCTATCACGCAAAGCAGCT